The Mycolicibacterium monacense genome contains the following window.
GCCACGGGCCACCTGGACCGACACCCTGTCCAGCGCCACCCGATTGCCGCGCACCACCCGCAGATCCCGGATGTCGACCGCGGCGGCGTCGATCAATTCATCATCCGATGAAGTCATCATGTGATGAATATTTCTCCCCCGCGGTCGGCGGGGTCAAGAGGGCGGGGCAGAATCGCTGCGGTGAGTGTGGAGCTGCTGCGGGTCGACCCCCTCACGGCGGCCCGTCGGTTGCTCGGTGCGGTACTGACCTGCCGCGGCGTCAGCGCGACGGTCGTCGAGGTCGAGGCATACGGCGGCCCACCCGACGGGCCGTGGCCGGACGCCGCCGCCCACTCGTACCGCGGTCCCGGCCCGCGGAATCAGGTGATGTTCGGCCCCGCAGGCAGGCTCTACACCTACCGCAGCCACGGCATTCACGTCTGCGCGAACGTGGCCTGCGCCGACGACGGGGTGGCGGCCGCCGTGCTGCTGCGCGCGGCTGTCATCGAATCGGGTCATGACGTCGTACAGCGCCGTCGCGGCGAGGCGGTGCGTGAGTCGGCGTTTGCCAGGGGTCCGGGAAACCTGTGCGCGGCGCTGGGAATCACGATGGCGGACAACGGAATCGATGTGTTCGCCGAGGACAGCCCCGTCCACCTAAGGCTGGGTGAGGCACAGCCGTGCATCGCCGGGCCCCGGGTCGGGGTGAGCAAGGCCGCCGACCGGCCGTGGCGACTGTGGTTGGCCGGCCGGCCGGAGGTGTCGGCCTACCGGCGCAGCCCGCGAGCTCCGGCACCGGGCGGCAGCGACTGATCTCGGCGCGTACGGAAAGATCGAGGCATGAGCAGCATTCTCGACGAGTTGGACTGGCGCGGGCTGATCGCGCAATCGACCGACCGGGACGCACTGGCGGCCGAACTGGCCGCCGGTCCGATGACGCTGTACTCCGGCTTCGACCCCACTGCGCCCAGCCTGCATGCCGGACATCTCGTGCCACTGCTGACGCTGCGCCGTTTTCAGCAGGCCGGTCACCGGCCGATCGTGCTG
Protein-coding sequences here:
- a CDS encoding DNA-3-methyladenine glycosylase, which produces MNISPPRSAGSRGRGRIAAVSVELLRVDPLTAARRLLGAVLTCRGVSATVVEVEAYGGPPDGPWPDAAAHSYRGPGPRNQVMFGPAGRLYTYRSHGIHVCANVACADDGVAAAVLLRAAVIESGHDVVQRRRGEAVRESAFARGPGNLCAALGITMADNGIDVFAEDSPVHLRLGEAQPCIAGPRVGVSKAADRPWRLWLAGRPEVSAYRRSPRAPAPGGSD